Genomic window (Cygnus olor isolate bCygOlo1 chromosome 18, bCygOlo1.pri.v2, whole genome shotgun sequence):
ACATTTCTCAATGGGATTCTGTTAATTCCTGTAGCTGGCACTGTCTAGCACAGGCTAGGAAAGAAAGTAAGCTCTGTTCTTTCACAGGTCTCATGATTTAACTTAGAAATGTCTGTCTCCTGCAAAAGAGAGGTTCCGAGGCTTCCTATGTCACCTTGACAGTCGCTTGTTTGTAAATGAAATGAGCAAAGATGGATCTGACAGAGAGGTTAGCGTGATGTACCTCCGAATGTTGATTACAGTAAATTGATGCCATGTTTGAGCTTATCCTGCCCTAGCATATTTCCTGGAAGTGAAAGTTTGGGGACAGCATAATGAAGGCCAGCACTTTGTTAGTCTTAATGTAGCTGTGCGTGCAGCAGCTCATACTGGTGCAGTCCTCATTTTCTTCGTAGTTGCCAAGTTGGGGCTCAAATACTTACTTTCAAAGGAATGTCCCCATCTTctgctggaaatgttttctttttttcttagtgtgAAAGTAACATTAGTgatttgaggatttttttttcttaatttttagaCTATTCTCTGTGTTGCTGGCTGCAAATTTATTCCAATGTGCAACTgtacaaaaaatgcaaaatacctAAACTtagtttatttgaaaaaaattaaagtgcaTTAAATACATGAGAAGCTAATGGTGCATTCTGCTAAATTGGGTGCAGGCATCAGCGGAGAGGTTTCTTTACAAAGTTTCCATTTTGTTGTCCCTTCCGAAGTGTGAAGGATATTTAAAAGCCCACTGTTAAAAACTTGattattttctctcctgctgGATGTTGGCTCTGGCATACATGTGTGATCCCAGAATATCcctagttggaagggacccacaaggatcatcgagtccaactcctgggtctgcacaggaccacccaaaaatcagaccacgtgtctgagagcattgcccaatgcttcttgaactccgtcaggctcagtgctgtgaccacttccctggggagcctgtcccagtgcccaaatCCCTTTGACTCCTCTACATCTAGCAGTTGGAACACGAGGGTAGAAGATGACTTATCTATAATTTTTATACCTTTTTGTAAAGATGAGTGTTTTTACATTTGGGGCTGAAAGAAAGCCCAGCGGCTTGCAGAGTTAGGTACAGCAAGATGGTCTGTTTGGCTGTCCCAGTTAGGAAAGTCATGGTCTGTGCCACAGCCTTGTACTTACAGAAATCCCTTATTGAAGTTCACCTCAGTGTAAACCAAACATACACAgtggctgcagcatggagaaagggtttattttcacttgttaACTTCAGCTGTACAGGCCATTCTTGGCTGTGCTTTGTTGCAATGCCAGCTGTCAGCTGCTGCATGTATACCCTGAAGTGACGCTTACCATACTGTATGTCACTCCTCCGAAATGCCTTTGAGTATGCTAATAAACATACCTTAGGCATACTGCTTATGTCCACTAAAataaactgcacacagtgcagGGAGTCAGGCACACAGGTCCCTCGAGTGAGGACGGGGATTTGTTCATCTCCTGTAACTCCCATGCTCTGTAAGGACCATTCACCTGCAATATGCAGAAGAGCAGAATTCATGAAAGATCTGACTACCACatgggggctgggagggagcacGTTTACCAGCACAATGTTCAAATTAAACTGTAacatcagtgatttttttctcttttgccttcATCTTTCTGTTTACAAAGGGTATTGCACACgatctgatttttctctttggcaATTTCACATCATTGTAACACCAATGAAATAAAGCAGGGAGCATTTGTCACCAGCTGTATGCAGAGCCTCAGGTGGTATATGTAGATCAGAAGGTCCatgatttgttgttttcagcAGTCATCTCAGCTAAATGTGTCTATTGCACTTGGCTTTAGAGAGAGCAGGTTTGGGCCTGATCCAAGATGTACTAAGCATGTCGACCTCCCAGCAATGTCAGAGCGTTTTTCTGGCACCCAACATCATCCTTCTGGATTAGCCACTTGTGAAGAGAGTAGGTGCTGCCTAGCCATGTGGCAGCGTACGTGTTCGCTGCTTTGGTCTGTGGCTCAGTGCTCACAAAAGGAATCCTTGGCtagcccagctgcagggctgttaCTGGGTAAGTGTGTCTGTTTTGTCAGCAGCATGTGTCCAtgcacccccagcccacccTGAAGAGGAAGACAGTGATGGTAAAGCAGCGTTACCTTTCTGGTCACACCATGGAGCCCAGCAGTGGCTGTCACAGAAAGAATGAATTCCATGCCGTGATTTCTGGTCCTCTGAGTCATACTCGTTAATATTGTTATTGCCATTCTCAGTGAGCTAGAGCAGAGAGTCATTCCCGTGGGACTGAATCATGATGGCCACGCATGTCCTTGATAGTAGGTTGTCACCTCTTGATGCGCTTCATGGATGGGCAGTAGGGCGGACTTGGATCTTCCTACGTCTGTGGTCAGGACGTCCATCGCAGCTACAGCagctgtagcagcagcagctgcaagcaATGATCATGAGCAGCAGAACAGtaactgaaaagagaagaaaaggatatTGCTTCACAACATAGGGGGAGTCACTGGAGACTAGCCCTACGTCTCCTCTAAGTTGTCTGATGAGCAGCAGAATGAACAGAATCAGGTTTCCTGTTGATTTTTGTCCTATATCCCCACCTCCCTCCTTTTAAgttcctgctttcttgtattAGTTATCCATTTAATCTGGACAAATGTCATTGCATGTCAGGCCTTAGTAGGAGCTGAAGGTGTACTGGTTGGCTTGTCAATAACTGTGCTGATTGCCCAGCTGACTGTTCATAATGGTTTAGGAGCTAGGTATACTGGTTTCCCCATATGGTGAGCACTGAGTTAGGACTTTGCCCAATACCCATCTGTCTCCTCCCATGGATACTTGGTAGAGATAAAAAAGATAAGAGGTTCCTGTTCCTTTGTCAGACTTGGCCAAGATCAGTCAGCAGGTCCAAAGATTCAGGCCAGGCAGATAGGGCAGGCCCAGCGAAGAAAGGTTTAAGGGATTAATTTCAGGTTTGTTTCCAGaggtaaataaatgaaagcaatggAGGAGAGAAATTCCTCTGCAATGGTAAagagcaaattaaaatgaatggtgCCTTTACTCTGGGCAAGGGAGGAAGGATCCTAGTTGCGTGTATTTTTCAGTAGGCAAGACAATAACCAAAAAATATAGAATTAGCATATTTATGCATCACCTTCAAACTGAAAGATTGCTTTTCAGACTGTGGCCCGAGTTCATCCACTGCACACACATAACCTCTATTATCACTACTGGGTATTTTGTGACCTTAAGAGCTATGTCCCAAGCTATGTGGGGGCATACCTTTACCTGCCTTATTGGCTGTTGTTTGGTAGATGGCATATGACTAAGCAGAGCTGTGTGCCTGGAAAGGATGGAGATCAAACTCTTCCCATAGTTGTCAAAAGCAACTAGAGAGGGTTTGGCTGGTCAAACTGGCAGTTCCGTTTCCGAAGAGTGCGTGATCTGTGCCCTTTAAGGAGAATAGGTATTCATGACTGGGTTGGCTTTATGCTTTCTTCTGTAGTCAGCCTGAGAAAACAGGTACTTCAAAAAGAGggtttgttttgcaaagcagtGGGCTAGCCTGTTGTTATTCTACACTAGGCGTAGTGGTCAGGGTAGGGAGGGATAGGTTAGCttatctggaaaagaaaaggatgacATGTTTAATCCTGCAAAACTCATAACGAGCATGCGCACACGTGTGTGCACGTGTTCGTTAAAGGTCTGGAGATGGGCTGCCAGGTAATCTGACCTGTGGGGAGTCAGCTGTCACTAcgagagggaaaaaaaaaaaaaaaaaaggaagcaggttTGTCTGTTTCTGAATTCCAGCCCAGGGAGGAGTGTCCAGGCTGCAAACACACCCTTCCTTCCAGCGCTGGGAGAGAGCAGTACCTCTGAGGGGGCAggcctgccttccttcctggTTGTTTTCCCATTGTTTAAACAAACATCATCCCCCACGATCAAGCAgctcttttttattccttctgtgcCATCCCCACACAGAGCGGCAGAAGGGATCTTACCATTGTCAGGGAATAAAGAGGCTCATCTGAAGCATACTGGCACCCGCTGAATTAAGCACAGGAAAGATACTCAGCATCTCAGACCTGAGTGTTTTTCATGGCAGTTAGATCCCCTAATACCCTTTGTTATAAACAAATACATCTGCTATGTATCAAAACATTGCAGCAACTCTCAGTTAGgtaaaatactgctgtttaaACTAATGCTAAACTAGGGGAGCCTTGGGGAAAGTCATACTATTGCCTATGATGCTCTGCGTGTGTGTGAAGATACACACTGAATACTAAAAAACGACCTAGAAATTAAACGGGGCCTCAGAgcacagcctggaaaacaaCTGCCAACATCACCAACCTGTCAACAAAGATCTCAGAGCAAGCTGCCCCTGTAGAAGAGAAGAGACATTCCGCACCCCTCTACTTCCACCGATAAACTCACCGATAAACAGAAGAACCACACAGAAGGACACGATCTCCACAGGGTCAGCCTTGGGCAGTTTCTGAAGCTTAAGGAGAAACTTCTCACCAATGGTTtgcatttccttcagaaagccTTCAGAAGACATTCTGGCTCAACCTCTCCAGGCTTTACGCTGTAGAAAAaccaaataaatcttttcactGACTAATGCTAGGAAGCTGCCAGCCTTCTTATAGAGCTGGTGATCACAAGTAAAACGAGTTTATCTGGTCTCAGCCCTCGTTCCCAGTAGCTAAGGTGGAGGACTATTAACTGTCTGTTCGTTCTGGCactgttttcattacaaaatctGGCTTTGAGGGTGTTTTTGACTGTTAGGCTGTTATGCAAAGGTGAAACGGTGTTTTTTCTAAAAGGATGGGTGCTTAAGCAGCAGTAGAATTAGAACTGGACAGTGGCAGCCCTTGACTTCTACCCCATGAAAgtaagtggatttttttttcccaattatgTTAACTTGTCcttccagaaagaaatgcaattctCTGTACTCCAGTACAGTGTGTAGTTTTCAGTTATATTCTACTGAACACGCAGTAACACACAGTAGGTCTTTTTGAAGACTTCTTGCACTCCAGCTATACATAGTCCCCTCAGAAACCTAAGGTGTTTACTTTGACACCACACTACAGTCCCATTCATAATGTCTTATCATCATTCAGTAAAACTGGTTGATATCAAGATCTAAAGCCCATGTTCACTGGGGACAGTTGGACACTTTTCAATTTCTTACAGATGACTGCAAGTTTTGTACGGTAAGTTAAATGTAGCCCTACAttctattttataatttaagCCACAGCCTGTTTTAGTGTATAAATAGAACAGTGGATGTCCACCCATCGCTGCTGGTGATGAGCAAAGCAAAAGCCCCTGGATCTGTCAGGGAGATACCTCCCTTAATAGAGGGCAAccttcctgccctgcctggtAGTCTTCTTCATTCTCAGTAAGAAGAATCATCAGGAACTATGGTGATAATATTATTAGTTTAGTCGAAGTTAGATACCTCAGCTTTGCCACTAGTTTGTGCTGTTCTTTTCCCACCATGAGCAAAGTTTTGGAAGGTATTGCAACAAACAAGCTTTCAGGAGAGCTGTGGAAGTTAAAATTTTCCTTCAGGAGGTAAATGAAATAGGAGATTGCTGAGAAATATATGCAGTTTTGGCTAAAATAAGCATTTGGACTTACAGATGGATTATGGCTCTTATATCAATGAtaacattaaatgaaatgatATAATTATATCAAAACTTACTAGCTTGTGTGTGTTGTAATAGTCAACGCTGATTTATGAGACTTGAACgttgcaatttaattttctagTCTTGTTGACAATACAAAGTCAAAAGACCAAGACAGTACTCCCAGAACAAGGCAGCTAGTTCACTACTGCACATCTGGTTTGGTTACTCAAACAAATGGATGCTTGGAGTTCAGTTTTTCTAAACACACTGAGGACAAAGAGACCTTGGCTGTTTCTTTGCATGCTGGGCTTAAATAATTCAGTGCCaagtaaaattacatttgtatGTTTATGCAATCCAGAAagggttttctttgttcttttaaatccaAGCTAAGGAATAAAAATCGGAACCAGCTGGTTTCCTACAGTTGTGGGTGGATGCAAGAGCTGCATCTACAGAAAGATTTCTGTGCAACTTAGCAGGGAAGCATAGCTGTGGCCTTTTGACCTGAAAAGGTCACTTTGGAGACTAGGATTAAATAGCTCTTTCCAGATAATTGCCATACCCCAAATGAGCTGCTCCAGAAATggctccttttcctttgcacagtGCTGTGAGATTCTGTCAGCAGG
Coding sequences:
- the SMIM5 gene encoding small integral membrane protein 5; this encodes MSSEGFLKEMQTIGEKFLLKLQKLPKADPVEIVSFCVVLLFIVTVLLLMIIACSCCCYSCCSCDGRPDHRRRKIQVRPTAHP